One segment of Leeia aquatica DNA contains the following:
- a CDS encoding UvrD-helicase domain-containing protein has translation MQLSHLNPPQREAVKYLDGPLLVLAGAGSGKTRVITQKIAYLIEECGMQGRNIAAITFTNKAAREMQERVAQLVSGKSARGLIISTFHSLGLQLLRQESRHIGYKPNFSILDAADAGKIISDALGTTDKQLIRSTQSLISNWKNALTDPDHAILQATDDAGVHAAKVYRAYQDTLQAYQALDFDDLIRLPVELFRQRPDIESQWQDRLRYLLVDEYQDTNACQYTLLKQLTGSRGQFTAVGDDDQAIYAWRGADIENLKNLQRDFPKLHVIKLEQNYRSSVRILKAANTLIANNPKLFEKTLWSEHGLGEQIQIVSTKDEEHEAETVATRLQAHKFEARTRFADYAILYRGNHQARILEQALRNHRIPYVMSGGQSFFDRAEIKDILSYLRLLANPDDDPAFIRAATTPKRGIGNQTLEKLGSYAAERHLSLFAAVFETGMEQQLASKQYDTLHLFGDFINRLQWRAEREPASVVLQDLLTAIDYETWLFDSEEQRAAEQKWKNVQDFVGWINRKSDDPEQDKPPTLVELTQKIALITMLEGREDEEPDAVKLSTLHASKGLEYPHVFLVGVEEDILPHRESVDTGKIEEERRLMYVGITRAQRSLTLTYALKRKRAGEWQVIQPSRFINEMGSDDLWFAGRPVTDKAAAKARGTERLAGLMAMLKKE, from the coding sequence ATGCAGTTGTCCCACCTCAATCCGCCGCAACGTGAGGCCGTCAAATATCTGGATGGCCCGCTGCTGGTCCTTGCCGGTGCCGGTAGTGGCAAGACGCGGGTCATCACACAGAAGATCGCCTACCTGATCGAAGAATGCGGCATGCAGGGCCGCAATATCGCCGCCATCACCTTTACCAACAAGGCAGCGCGGGAAATGCAGGAGCGGGTGGCACAGCTGGTGTCCGGCAAGAGCGCACGCGGCCTGATCATCAGCACCTTCCACTCACTGGGCCTACAATTGCTCAGACAGGAATCGCGCCATATTGGTTATAAGCCCAATTTCTCCATTCTGGACGCAGCCGATGCGGGCAAGATCATCTCGGATGCACTCGGCACCACCGACAAGCAACTGATCCGCAGCACACAAAGCCTGATCTCCAACTGGAAGAACGCGCTCACCGACCCGGACCATGCCATCCTGCAGGCGACCGACGATGCCGGGGTACACGCCGCCAAGGTGTACCGTGCCTACCAGGACACCTTGCAAGCCTATCAGGCGCTGGATTTTGATGACCTGATCCGCCTGCCGGTCGAACTGTTCCGCCAGCGTCCGGACATCGAATCACAATGGCAGGATCGCCTGCGCTACCTGCTGGTCGACGAGTACCAGGATACCAATGCCTGCCAGTACACCCTGCTCAAGCAGCTCACCGGCAGCCGCGGCCAGTTCACCGCGGTGGGCGACGATGACCAGGCCATCTACGCCTGGCGCGGGGCCGACATCGAGAACCTGAAAAACCTGCAGCGCGACTTCCCCAAGCTGCACGTGATCAAGCTGGAGCAGAACTACCGCTCCTCGGTGCGCATCCTCAAAGCCGCCAATACCCTGATCGCCAACAACCCCAAGCTGTTCGAGAAAACCTTGTGGAGTGAGCATGGTCTGGGCGAGCAAATCCAGATTGTGTCGACCAAGGACGAAGAGCACGAGGCGGAGACCGTCGCCACCCGGCTGCAGGCACACAAATTCGAGGCCCGCACCCGCTTTGCCGACTATGCCATCCTGTACCGCGGCAACCATCAGGCGCGCATTCTGGAGCAGGCGCTGCGCAACCACCGCATCCCTTACGTGATGAGTGGCGGACAGAGCTTCTTTGACCGCGCCGAAATCAAGGACATCCTCAGCTACCTGCGGCTATTGGCCAATCCCGACGATGATCCGGCCTTCATTCGCGCCGCCACCACCCCCAAGCGCGGCATTGGCAACCAGACGCTGGAAAAGCTGGGCAGCTATGCGGCAGAGCGCCACCTCAGCCTGTTTGCTGCCGTGTTTGAAACCGGCATGGAGCAGCAGCTGGCCAGCAAGCAGTACGATACGCTGCACCTGTTCGGCGACTTCATCAACCGCCTGCAATGGCGGGCCGAGCGTGAACCCGCCTCGGTGGTGTTGCAAGACCTGCTGACCGCCATTGACTACGAAACCTGGCTGTTTGATTCGGAAGAGCAGCGCGCTGCCGAGCAGAAGTGGAAAAACGTGCAGGACTTTGTCGGCTGGATCAACCGCAAGAGCGACGATCCGGAGCAGGACAAACCGCCGACGCTGGTTGAGCTGACCCAGAAGATCGCACTCATCACCATGCTCGAAGGCCGCGAGGATGAAGAGCCGGATGCGGTGAAACTCTCTACTCTGCATGCCAGTAAGGGGCTGGAATACCCGCATGTGTTTCTGGTGGGGGTGGAAGAAGACATCCTGCCGCACCGTGAAAGCGTGGACACCGGCAAGATCGAAGAAGAACGCCGCTTGATGTATGTGGGCATCACCCGCGCCCAGCGCAGCCTGACCCTGACCTATGCCCTCAAGCGCAAGCGTGCCGGGGAATGGCAGGTGATCCAGCCCTCCCGTTTCATCAACGAAATGGGCAGTGACGACCTGTGGTTTGCCGGTCGTCCCGTCACCGACAA
- the lolB gene encoding lipoprotein insertase outer membrane protein LolB produces MMRWLAGLSLMLGIGLAGCSSVDSSGPPDLGQAQFTLQGRLGVRWQGDSQQAQLNWQHGSGGDWMTLEGPLGQTVASLSRTASQVELQTTEGRYVASDPESLTEKVLGWRLPLQGLSYWVQGKLDPMQAGEPERDEQGRLQQLQQQDWLIRVSSYFPDHPTAGALPRKLSLQRDGLELRLVVDQWTLPDGTTLTP; encoded by the coding sequence ATGATGCGTTGGCTGGCAGGGTTAAGCCTGATGCTGGGTATCGGGCTGGCGGGGTGCAGTAGCGTGGACAGCAGCGGTCCACCTGACCTGGGGCAAGCACAGTTTACCCTGCAAGGACGTCTGGGGGTGCGTTGGCAAGGCGACAGCCAGCAGGCTCAGCTGAACTGGCAACACGGCAGCGGCGGGGACTGGATGACACTGGAGGGGCCGCTGGGGCAAACTGTGGCCTCCCTGTCACGCACCGCCAGCCAGGTTGAACTGCAAACCACCGAGGGCCGCTACGTGGCGTCCGATCCGGAAAGTCTGACCGAGAAAGTGCTGGGCTGGCGCCTGCCGCTGCAAGGCTTGAGCTACTGGGTGCAGGGCAAACTGGACCCGATGCAGGCCGGCGAGCCAGAGCGTGACGAGCAGGGGCGGTTGCAACAGCTGCAACAGCAGGACTGGCTGATCCGGGTCAGCAGTTATTTTCCGGATCACCCGACCGCCGGGGCGCTGCCACGCAAACTGAGCCTGCAGCGAGACGGACTGGAACTGCGTCTGGTGGTCGATCAATGGACCTTGCCGGATGGCACGACCCTGACACCATGA
- a CDS encoding lysophospholipid acyltransferase family protein, with protein sequence MPFDSHDTGQAASPTRILSGMSFLHPAARTFWPVRIWRLFRLLCHLLSGMLEIRRHFAKASPQERQQRIQRWSREMLQVMGIRLRIKGTPPLSPPPNTLWVCNHISWLDIFIINAMVPCRFVAKADVEGWPLVGWLCKHAGTLFIKRGDRRDMMRMNEDMTRLLQDGETLGFFPEGTTSDGTSVLPFTASLLNAVTLSEGDLRPVALRYRTEDDQSSAAATYIGETSLLQSMWQLASAKVLVAELTLLPSMNAAHVNRRELASQAHQQIRDVIERNPAT encoded by the coding sequence ATGCCGTTTGACAGCCACGACACTGGTCAAGCGGCAAGCCCGACCCGTATACTCTCGGGGATGAGTTTCCTGCACCCTGCGGCCCGGACCTTCTGGCCGGTCCGGATCTGGCGTTTATTCCGATTGCTGTGCCATCTGCTGAGCGGCATGCTGGAAATTCGTCGCCATTTCGCCAAAGCCAGCCCGCAAGAACGCCAGCAGCGCATCCAGCGCTGGTCGCGTGAGATGCTGCAAGTCATGGGCATCCGCCTGCGCATCAAGGGCACGCCACCGCTGTCGCCGCCCCCCAATACCCTGTGGGTCTGCAATCACATTTCCTGGCTGGACATTTTCATTATCAACGCGATGGTGCCCTGCCGCTTTGTGGCCAAGGCCGATGTCGAAGGCTGGCCGTTGGTGGGCTGGCTGTGCAAGCATGCCGGCACGCTGTTCATCAAACGGGGTGACCGCCGTGACATGATGCGGATGAATGAGGACATGACCCGCCTGTTGCAAGACGGCGAAACCTTGGGCTTCTTCCCGGAGGGGACCACCAGCGATGGCACATCCGTGCTGCCCTTTACCGCCTCACTGCTCAATGCCGTTACCCTGAGCGAGGGCGACCTGCGACCGGTGGCCTTGCGGTACCGCACCGAGGATGATCAGTCGAGCGCGGCGGCCACCTATATTGGCGAAACGTCTCTGCTGCAATCCATGTGGCAACTGGCCTCCGCCAAAGTGCTGGTGGCCGAGCTGACCTTGCTGCCCTCCATGAATGCCGCCCATGTGAACCGCCGCGAGCTGGCGAGCCAAGCCCATCAGCAGATTCGTGACGTGATCGAGCGGAACCCCGCCACCTGA
- a CDS encoding dynamin family protein produces the protein MTQDALIADIHAYSEWREQIAKSILQFQRWLMGQELHDAQMALRIDQLLGRLRDDKLNIAFVAEFSRGKSELINAIFFAGYGQRILPSSAGRTTMCPTELMYDPARPVAIQLLPIETRGTNTNTAEYKRYPDEWRTIPLDLASPESMMSAFQRVGETKRVPLDVAKRFGLFNEEDEDNLLTVHADGTTDIPCWRHAIINFPHPLLEQGVVILDTPGLNAIGAEPELTLSLLPSAHAVVFILGADTGVTKSDLDIWKEYLSGGAHHTGRIVVLNKIDGLWDSLKSDSEIEGEINKQIKDSAALLGLKTQQVFPISAQKGLVAKINDDAPLLAKSRLQALERAIADGLIPSKQDIVRDTTQGEIESMVLDVRHILHARRSGIDEQLGELGELKGKNRETILQMLDKIAAEKARFEKGLAQFQALRSVFSQQTNVLFGHLGKDSLKKEIRKVREAMQSSMLSSGLANAMNQLFRSINERITRAGEQVTEIQAMMGGMYQKFSQEHGLAKVTPPPFSTLKYHKEIHRLEKVYRAHFSGLGTMLTTHKATLTQKFFETIANNVVYVFDIANRDVENWLKAIMAPMETQVREHQLQLRRRLENVKRIHQATDTLEARIGELNEVESSIQQQLAELDRQSREIYQTISQDASERVGRAA, from the coding sequence GTGACCCAGGACGCCCTGATTGCCGATATTCACGCTTATAGTGAATGGCGAGAACAGATTGCCAAGTCCATTCTGCAATTTCAACGCTGGTTGATGGGCCAGGAGTTGCATGACGCCCAAATGGCCTTGCGGATTGACCAGCTGCTGGGCCGCTTGCGCGATGACAAGCTGAATATCGCCTTTGTGGCCGAGTTCTCGCGCGGGAAATCCGAGCTGATCAACGCCATCTTCTTTGCCGGCTATGGCCAGCGTATCCTGCCTTCATCTGCAGGTCGCACCACCATGTGCCCGACCGAGCTGATGTATGACCCGGCACGCCCGGTGGCCATTCAGCTGCTGCCCATCGAAACCCGTGGCACCAATACCAATACCGCAGAGTACAAGCGTTACCCGGACGAGTGGCGCACCATCCCGCTGGACCTGGCCTCGCCAGAGAGCATGATGTCGGCCTTCCAGCGCGTGGGCGAAACCAAGCGCGTTCCGCTGGATGTCGCCAAGCGCTTCGGCCTGTTCAACGAAGAGGACGAGGACAATCTGCTGACGGTACACGCTGACGGTACCACCGATATCCCGTGCTGGCGCCACGCCATCATCAATTTCCCGCATCCGCTGCTGGAGCAGGGGGTGGTGATTCTGGATACGCCGGGGCTGAATGCCATCGGTGCCGAACCGGAGCTGACGCTGTCCTTGCTGCCCTCCGCCCATGCGGTGGTGTTCATCCTAGGTGCAGATACCGGCGTCACCAAATCTGACCTCGACATCTGGAAGGAATACCTGTCCGGCGGGGCGCACCATACTGGTCGTATTGTGGTGTTGAACAAGATCGACGGCCTGTGGGATTCGCTGAAGAGCGACAGTGAAATCGAAGGCGAAATCAACAAGCAGATCAAGGATTCAGCTGCACTGCTGGGCTTGAAAACTCAGCAGGTGTTCCCGATTTCCGCCCAGAAAGGCCTGGTCGCCAAAATCAACGACGACGCCCCGTTGCTGGCCAAGAGCCGCCTGCAGGCGCTGGAACGTGCCATCGCTGATGGCCTGATCCCGTCCAAGCAGGACATCGTGCGTGACACCACCCAGGGCGAGATCGAGAGCATGGTGCTGGATGTGCGCCATATTCTGCATGCGCGCCGCTCCGGCATTGACGAGCAACTGGGTGAGCTGGGCGAACTCAAAGGCAAGAACCGCGAAACCATCCTGCAGATGCTGGACAAGATCGCGGCCGAGAAAGCCCGCTTCGAGAAAGGGCTGGCACAGTTCCAGGCCCTGCGCAGTGTCTTCTCGCAGCAGACCAATGTGCTGTTTGGACACCTGGGCAAGGACAGCCTGAAAAAGGAAATCCGCAAGGTGCGGGAAGCCATGCAAAGCAGCATGCTGTCGTCTGGCCTGGCCAATGCCATGAATCAGCTGTTCCGCTCCATCAACGAGCGGATCACCCGTGCCGGTGAGCAGGTCACCGAGATTCAGGCCATGATGGGCGGCATGTATCAGAAATTCAGCCAGGAACACGGCTTGGCCAAGGTGACCCCGCCACCGTTCTCGACCTTGAAGTACCACAAGGAAATCCATCGGCTGGAAAAGGTGTACCGTGCCCACTTCTCCGGGCTCGGCACCATGCTGACCACCCACAAAGCCACGCTGACGCAGAAGTTCTTCGAAACCATCGCCAACAACGTGGTGTATGTGTTTGATATCGCCAATCGTGATGTTGAAAACTGGCTCAAGGCGATCATGGCCCCGATGGAGACCCAGGTGCGCGAGCACCAGCTGCAGCTGCGCCGCCGGCTGGAGAACGTCAAGCGCATCCATCAGGCCACCGATACCCTGGAAGCCCGGATCGGCGAACTGAACGAGGTGGAGAGCAGCATCCAGCAGCAGCTGGCTGAGCTGGACCGCCAGTCACGCGAGATCTACCAAACCATCAGCCAGGATGCCAGTGAGCGCGTCGGTCGCGCTGCCTAA
- the mutM gene encoding bifunctional DNA-formamidopyrimidine glycosylase/DNA-(apurinic or apyrimidinic site) lyase, with translation MPELPEVETTRRGIEPLLTGRQFSKVIIREHRLRWPVPDHLPSLLPGLTLRGIQRRAKYLLFDAGQGWLLGHLGMSGSFRVLTEPQPVRKHDHLDLELDGGADGGGVTLRYHDPRRFGCLLWIPDDWQQHPLIRDLGPEPLSEAFHADYLLQALHKRSSAIKLALMDNHVVVGVGNIYASEALFLAGIHPQTPAQELSLVALQRLVQAVQQVLTAALASGGSTLRDYVNARGDTGYFQLTLNVYDRAGEPCRQCGTPISKLLLGQRSSFFCAQCQSMRQTAHNGG, from the coding sequence ATGCCTGAACTACCGGAAGTCGAAACCACCCGCCGCGGCATTGAGCCTTTGCTGACAGGGCGGCAATTCAGCAAGGTCATCATCCGCGAACATCGCCTGCGCTGGCCGGTACCTGACCATTTGCCCAGCCTGTTGCCAGGGCTGACCTTGCGTGGCATTCAGCGTCGCGCCAAATACCTGCTGTTTGACGCGGGGCAGGGCTGGCTACTCGGTCATTTGGGCATGTCAGGCTCATTTCGGGTGCTGACCGAACCGCAGCCGGTACGCAAGCACGATCATCTGGACCTGGAGCTGGACGGTGGGGCGGATGGCGGCGGCGTCACCCTGCGCTACCATGATCCACGGCGCTTTGGCTGCCTGCTGTGGATACCGGACGACTGGCAGCAGCACCCCTTGATCCGCGATCTGGGGCCGGAACCCTTATCCGAAGCGTTTCACGCGGACTATCTGCTGCAGGCGCTACACAAGCGCAGCAGCGCCATCAAGCTGGCGTTGATGGATAATCATGTGGTGGTTGGCGTCGGCAATATCTATGCTTCAGAAGCACTGTTCCTGGCGGGGATTCATCCACAAACCCCGGCGCAGGAGCTGAGCCTTGTCGCGCTGCAGCGGCTGGTGCAGGCCGTTCAGCAGGTACTGACCGCCGCACTGGCCTCTGGCGGCAGTACCTTGCGCGACTATGTGAACGCCCGTGGCGACACCGGCTACTTTCAGCTCACGCTGAATGTATATGATCGGGCCGGCGAACCGTGCCGGCAGTGCGGCACGCCCATCAGCAAGTTACTGCTGGGTCAGCGCAGCAGTTTTTTCTGCGCACAGTGTCAATCCATGCGTCAAACGGCGCACAATGGGGGATGA
- a CDS encoding symmetrical bis(5'-nucleosyl)-tetraphosphatase, whose translation MACYAIGDVQGCYAALRKLLEQLAFDPAQDELVFVGDLVNRGLGSLETLRFIKGLGERARVVLGNHDLFLLALAEGFVRAKADDTLDAVLAAPDREELLHWLRHQPLARREGEALVVHAGLLPAWSTRQAVELSAEVEVALQGPDWRSFLGALWGNKPGHWDDSLQGMDRLRVIVNGMTRLRFVTAAGDIDFKYKGEREGAPAGLQPWFEVPGRRSAGETIVCGHWSALGLMLRPDVLALDSGCVWGGMLTALRLPDRMVFQQSGADFPDARPVAQD comes from the coding sequence ATGGCGTGTTATGCAATTGGCGATGTACAGGGCTGCTATGCGGCCCTGCGGAAACTGCTGGAGCAGCTGGCATTCGATCCGGCGCAGGACGAGTTGGTGTTTGTCGGCGATCTGGTCAACCGGGGGCTGGGCTCCCTGGAAACCCTGCGCTTCATCAAAGGGCTGGGTGAGCGGGCCCGGGTGGTGCTGGGCAACCACGATCTCTTCCTGCTGGCGCTGGCCGAAGGCTTTGTCCGCGCCAAGGCCGACGATACGCTGGACGCAGTACTGGCCGCGCCGGACCGGGAGGAGTTGCTGCACTGGCTGCGCCATCAGCCGCTGGCAAGGCGCGAAGGGGAGGCGCTGGTGGTGCATGCCGGTTTGCTGCCCGCCTGGAGCACCCGGCAGGCGGTAGAGCTGTCCGCCGAAGTGGAGGTCGCATTGCAAGGCCCGGACTGGCGGTCGTTTCTCGGTGCACTATGGGGCAATAAGCCTGGCCATTGGGACGATAGCCTGCAAGGCATGGATCGCTTGCGGGTGATCGTCAATGGCATGACCCGGCTGCGGTTTGTGACCGCAGCGGGAGACATCGACTTCAAGTACAAAGGCGAGCGTGAAGGTGCACCGGCCGGGCTGCAGCCCTGGTTTGAGGTGCCGGGGCGACGCAGTGCTGGAGAAACCATCGTCTGCGGGCATTGGTCGGCACTGGGCCTGATGTTGCGGCCTGATGTGCTGGCGCTGGACAGCGGCTGCGTGTGGGGCGGCATGCTCACCGCATTGCGGCTGCCAGACCGCATGGTGTTTCAACAGTCCGGCGCCGACTTTCCCGATGCCCGGCCGGTGGCGCAGGATTGA
- a CDS encoding tetratricopeptide repeat protein: MKRLLLSLSLATIGLQPVAAEEAAEPQGLTPQILYRFLLGEIAQQRGQGGAAVELFDLLTEESADPVLGRRAAQLAIANNRFGDALRLTARWYNNSKSPEAAEWLVALALRSPDPERSRIPLQQVLTDAGSRREALWRYYAEQLPEAGSPTAIYPLTRDLTEPYKTEAGAWWVRANAAAQVNRKDEALDALEQALRLNDNFEDAAVLRAQLRARNGLAEASKQLQAYVSSHPKAMRARLMLALSLADLKRGQEALVMLQALRKEAPESAEVAYQLGRQLAGMGQGKAAEGALQDAIRLRYRDTDTAYLLLGRLAAERDDVDAALRAWDEVEGGAFLNAQRQAAELLARKGRLAEARSRVSEAIAQQPAARREFLRIDARVLSLAGQQQQAYDVLSEALQGSADESETDLLYDRALVAEKMNRLDWLERDLRAILKTQPENSTALNALGYTLADRTDRHTEALTLISKALEKEPDNPAILDSMGWVKFKLGQLAEATDYLRTAYSKLQEPDVAAHLGEVLWLTGKQAEARALLQDALKKHPDEAVLLDVMKRLQVK, translated from the coding sequence ATGAAACGTTTGCTGCTGAGCCTTTCCCTGGCCACGATCGGCTTGCAGCCGGTGGCGGCAGAAGAGGCGGCGGAGCCGCAGGGCCTGACCCCGCAAATCCTCTATCGCTTCTTGCTGGGGGAGATTGCGCAACAGCGTGGCCAGGGCGGCGCAGCGGTCGAACTGTTTGACCTGCTGACCGAGGAAAGTGCTGACCCGGTGCTGGGGCGGCGGGCCGCACAGCTGGCCATTGCCAACAATCGCTTCGGCGATGCCCTGCGGCTGACCGCGCGCTGGTACAACAACAGCAAGTCGCCCGAGGCGGCGGAATGGCTGGTGGCCTTGGCCCTGCGTAGCCCTGATCCGGAGCGTTCCCGTATTCCGCTGCAACAGGTGTTGACGGATGCAGGCAGCCGGCGTGAAGCCTTGTGGCGATATTACGCAGAGCAATTGCCGGAAGCGGGCAGCCCGACGGCGATTTACCCCTTGACCCGTGACCTGACCGAACCCTACAAGACCGAGGCGGGTGCCTGGTGGGTGCGTGCCAACGCGGCGGCCCAGGTCAATCGGAAGGACGAGGCGCTGGATGCGCTGGAGCAGGCGCTGCGATTGAACGACAACTTTGAAGATGCCGCAGTGTTGCGTGCGCAGCTGCGTGCCCGTAATGGGTTGGCGGAAGCCAGCAAGCAATTGCAGGCTTACGTCAGCAGCCATCCCAAAGCCATGCGGGCGCGTCTCATGCTCGCCCTCTCTCTGGCCGATCTAAAGCGGGGGCAGGAGGCGCTTGTGATGCTGCAGGCGCTGCGCAAGGAGGCCCCGGAAAGTGCTGAGGTGGCCTACCAGCTGGGTCGACAGCTGGCCGGCATGGGGCAGGGCAAGGCGGCGGAAGGGGCCTTGCAAGACGCGATTCGCCTGCGTTATCGGGATACAGACACGGCATACCTGCTGCTGGGGCGACTGGCAGCAGAACGAGACGATGTCGATGCAGCCTTGCGGGCCTGGGACGAGGTGGAAGGCGGCGCGTTCCTGAACGCACAACGCCAGGCTGCTGAACTGCTGGCGCGTAAAGGTCGACTGGCCGAGGCGCGCTCCCGCGTCAGCGAAGCCATCGCCCAGCAGCCTGCTGCGCGTCGTGAGTTTTTGCGCATTGATGCCCGTGTACTGAGCCTAGCGGGGCAACAACAGCAAGCCTATGACGTGTTGAGTGAAGCCTTGCAGGGATCAGCGGATGAGAGTGAAACCGATCTGCTGTACGACCGGGCCTTGGTCGCCGAGAAGATGAATCGCCTGGATTGGCTGGAGCGGGACCTGCGTGCCATTCTGAAAACCCAGCCTGAAAACTCTACCGCCCTCAATGCCTTGGGCTACACGCTGGCTGACCGCACCGATCGCCATACCGAGGCGCTGACGTTGATCAGCAAGGCGCTGGAGAAGGAGCCGGACAATCCGGCCATCTTGGACAGCATGGGCTGGGTGAAATTCAAGCTGGGGCAGCTGGCCGAGGCGACGGATTACCTGCGCACGGCCTACAGCAAGCTGCAGGAGCCGGATGTTGCCGCCCATTTGGGCGAAGTGCTGTGGCTGACCGGCAAGCAAGCGGAGGCGCGTGCGCTGTTGCAGGATGCCTTGAAGAAGCATCCGGACGAGGCGGTACTGCTGGATGTGATGAAGCGTTTGCAGGTGAAGTGA
- a CDS encoding GNAT family N-acetyltransferase, translated as MFGAADPRSAATAGKQALRLCFADSEDDVREAQRLRFEVFVEEMGAHVPNAASGLDQDLFDPYCDHLMVRAGPEDRVVGTYRILRPEAAKQIGSYYSETEFDLTRLHHIRGQLVELGRSCVHADFRSGGVITLLWAGLADYMARHRYEYLMGCASMSMADGGHMAANIYASLSENHLAPVEWRVTPRCPLPLEALREPLPLEIPPLLKGYMRAGAYICGDPAWDPDFNTADLPLLLPMSRLNPRYARHFMAAAA; from the coding sequence ATGTTTGGAGCAGCAGATCCCCGTAGCGCTGCCACCGCAGGCAAGCAAGCGTTGCGGTTGTGCTTTGCCGACAGTGAAGATGATGTCCGCGAAGCGCAGCGCCTGCGCTTTGAAGTGTTCGTAGAAGAAATGGGTGCCCATGTGCCGAACGCCGCCAGCGGCCTCGACCAGGACCTGTTCGACCCCTATTGTGACCACCTGATGGTGCGCGCGGGTCCGGAAGACCGCGTCGTCGGTACCTACCGCATCCTGCGCCCGGAGGCCGCCAAGCAGATTGGCAGCTACTACTCGGAAACCGAATTCGACCTGACCCGGCTGCACCACATTCGTGGACAGCTGGTGGAACTGGGCCGCTCCTGCGTGCACGCCGATTTCCGCTCCGGCGGGGTCATCACCCTGCTGTGGGCCGGTCTGGCTGACTATATGGCGCGTCACCGTTACGAATACCTGATGGGCTGTGCCAGCATGAGCATGGCCGATGGTGGCCATATGGCCGCCAACATCTACGCCTCCTTGAGCGAGAACCACTTGGCCCCGGTGGAATGGCGCGTTACCCCACGCTGCCCGCTGCCGCTGGAAGCACTGCGTGAGCCGCTGCCGCTGGAGATTCCGCCGCTGCTCAAGGGCTATATGCGCGCCGGTGCCTACATCTGCGGCGATCCGGCCTGGGATCCGGATTTCAACACGGCAGACCTGCCGCTGCTGTTGCCGATGTCACGCCTGAACCCGCGCTACGCCCGCCATTTCATGGCCGCAGCCGCCTGA
- the ispE gene encoding 4-(cytidine 5'-diphospho)-2-C-methyl-D-erythritol kinase, with amino-acid sequence MDLAGWHDPDTMMNDWQDFPAPAKLNLFLHVTGRRPDGYHLLQTAFTFIDLCDTISIRVRADGQIRRVSELAEVPPEADLVVRAARLLQQATGCPLGADLRVDKQIPMGGGLGGGSSDAATVLLALNHLWQCGLDRPVLQALGLQLGADVPVFVFGHSAFAEGVGEVLQAIEVPEDWYVLLRPPVQVPTAEIFSAPDLTRNTKPIKMPVFRDDATRRGLSNDLQRVACRLYPQVATALDFLQQYAEAMMTGSGACVFARFGSKEAAEAVRKKTPQGLQAWVVRGYNVHPLRKLN; translated from the coding sequence ATGGACCTTGCCGGATGGCACGACCCTGACACCATGATGAACGACTGGCAAGATTTCCCGGCACCGGCCAAGCTCAACTTGTTCCTGCATGTAACAGGTCGCCGACCAGATGGCTACCACCTGCTGCAGACGGCGTTTACCTTCATCGATCTGTGCGACACCATATCAATCCGGGTGAGGGCCGACGGCCAGATCCGGCGGGTGAGTGAGCTGGCGGAGGTGCCGCCCGAGGCCGATCTGGTGGTGCGGGCGGCCCGCCTGCTGCAACAGGCCACCGGGTGTCCGCTGGGCGCGGACCTCCGCGTGGACAAACAGATTCCGATGGGCGGTGGACTGGGTGGCGGCAGCTCGGATGCAGCGACCGTGCTGCTGGCGTTGAACCACCTGTGGCAATGCGGGCTGGACCGACCGGTGTTGCAGGCGCTGGGTTTGCAGCTGGGGGCGGACGTGCCGGTGTTTGTGTTCGGGCACAGTGCCTTTGCCGAGGGCGTGGGAGAGGTGCTGCAGGCGATTGAGGTTCCCGAGGACTGGTATGTGCTGCTGCGCCCACCTGTTCAGGTGCCTACCGCTGAAATATTTTCGGCCCCAGACTTGACACGTAACACCAAACCCATCAAAATGCCGGTCTTTCGAGATGACGCCACACGGCGCGGTCTGAGTAATGACCTGCAACGTGTAGCCTGTCGGCTGTATCCGCAGGTGGCGACGGCGCTGGATTTTCTGCAGCAGTACGCAGAAGCCATGATGACCGGCTCGGGAGCGTGTGTGTTTGCCCGGTTTGGCAGCAAGGAAGCTGCTGAAGCAGTCCGGAAAAAAACGCCGCAAGGATTGCAAGCTTGGGTAGTGCGTGGCTATAATGTGCACCCGCTACGCAAGCTGAACTGA